Proteins encoded by one window of Fischerella sp. PCC 9605:
- a CDS encoding DUF3177 family protein: MDKEVWFRPFVWMDYRLAVLFAVIIPLILLIWAFVQKAEGMQRLLTIYWRVSSLLAITVYLMIAQYPVSFLSGFMGRILIPISLWFWVDLNDEIEYQPNGPLKLTFTSWRWATTIYCILGSLASIPFLGCAFSANPSNNPNCSVWFEAPLLFKEFFHPNTSAGFLGILSIICLVIYVLYLSYFVLIKLGKQGRSATQ; encoded by the coding sequence ATGGACAAGGAAGTTTGGTTTCGCCCTTTTGTTTGGATGGACTATCGGCTAGCAGTATTATTTGCAGTGATTATTCCCCTGATTTTGCTGATTTGGGCGTTTGTGCAAAAAGCTGAGGGAATGCAACGCTTGTTAACTATTTACTGGCGGGTATCAAGTCTATTGGCCATCACTGTTTACTTAATGATTGCCCAGTATCCGGTGAGTTTCCTTTCAGGGTTTATGGGTCGTATCCTCATACCCATCTCCCTTTGGTTCTGGGTGGATCTTAACGATGAAATTGAGTATCAACCCAACGGACCATTAAAGCTGACTTTTACTTCTTGGCGATGGGCAACAACTATTTATTGTATTTTAGGTTCGCTTGCCTCTATACCTTTTTTGGGTTGTGCTTTTTCTGCAAATCCTAGCAATAATCCTAATTGTAGTGTTTGGTTTGAGGCTCCTTTACTATTCAAAGAATTTTTCCATCCCAATACCAGTGCTGGCTTTCTCGGCATTCTCAGTATAATTTGTTTAGTAATTTACGTGCTTTACTTGAGCTATTTTGTCTTGATTAAGCTGGGTAAGCAGGGGCGTTCCGCTACACAGTAG
- the guaA gene encoding glutamine-hydrolyzing GMP synthase, whose translation MSTAVTLPTQTQQAPQAVEPLRQINRQMIVILDFGSQYSELIARRIRETQVYSEVLSYRTTIEQLRKLNPKGIILSGGPSSVYDQGAPHCDPQIWHLGIPILGVCYGMQLMVQQLGGEVARAERGEYGKASLYIDDPTDLFTNVEDGTTMWMSHGDSVTKMPPGFELLAHTENTPCAAIADHNRKLYGVQFHPEVVHSIGGLPLIRNFVYHICECEPTWTTAAFVEESIREIRAKVGDKRVLLALSGGVDSSTLAFLLHKAIGDQLTCVFIDQGFMRKYEPERLLKVFQEQFHIPVEYVNARDRFLNALSGITDPEEKRRIIGHEFIRVFEEESKRLGPFDYLAQGTLYPDVIESADTNVDPQTGERVAVKIKSHHNVGGLPKDLRFKLVEPLRKLFKDEVRKVGRSIGLPEEIVQRHPFPGPGLAIRILGEITAERLKILRDADLIVRQEINQQGLYNQCWQAFAVLLPIKSVGVMGDQRTYAYPIVLRIVTSEDGMTADWARLPYDVLEVISNRIVNEVKGVNRVVYDITSKPPGTIEWE comes from the coding sequence ATGAGTACAGCGGTGACCCTACCAACACAAACACAACAAGCGCCTCAAGCAGTAGAACCTTTGAGGCAAATTAATCGCCAAATGATTGTTATTCTCGATTTTGGTTCTCAGTATTCCGAACTGATTGCTCGCCGAATTCGAGAAACTCAGGTTTATTCGGAAGTTCTCTCTTACCGTACTACAATCGAACAGTTACGAAAGCTTAATCCCAAGGGAATTATCCTTTCTGGTGGCCCTAGTTCAGTTTATGACCAGGGTGCTCCCCATTGCGACCCACAAATTTGGCATTTGGGAATTCCCATTTTGGGTGTTTGCTATGGTATGCAGCTGATGGTGCAACAACTAGGTGGGGAAGTCGCAAGAGCTGAACGAGGCGAGTATGGCAAGGCTTCGTTATATATAGATGATCCGACAGACTTATTTACCAATGTCGAAGATGGCACAACCATGTGGATGAGTCATGGCGACTCAGTCACAAAAATGCCACCAGGGTTTGAATTGTTGGCACATACAGAAAATACTCCCTGTGCTGCGATCGCCGATCACAATCGCAAACTTTATGGTGTCCAATTCCATCCAGAGGTAGTGCATTCTATCGGCGGTTTGCCATTAATCCGTAATTTTGTTTACCATATCTGCGAGTGCGAACCCACCTGGACAACTGCCGCTTTTGTAGAAGAATCAATTCGCGAAATTCGTGCCAAAGTCGGCGATAAGCGGGTACTGCTAGCACTGTCTGGAGGAGTAGATTCTTCTACCCTAGCCTTTTTGCTGCATAAAGCCATCGGCGATCAACTTACTTGTGTATTTATTGACCAAGGCTTTATGCGAAAGTATGAGCCAGAGCGATTGCTGAAAGTATTCCAAGAGCAGTTTCATATTCCTGTAGAGTACGTTAACGCTCGCGATCGCTTCCTGAATGCTCTCAGTGGTATTACCGATCCTGAAGAGAAACGTCGTATAATTGGACACGAGTTCATCAGGGTTTTTGAGGAGGAATCAAAACGGTTAGGGCCCTTTGATTACCTAGCACAAGGCACGCTCTATCCAGATGTGATTGAGTCTGCTGATACCAACGTCGATCCGCAAACAGGCGAACGAGTGGCGGTGAAAATTAAGAGCCATCACAATGTCGGTGGTTTGCCCAAGGATTTGCGATTCAAACTCGTAGAACCACTACGGAAACTGTTCAAGGATGAAGTCCGCAAAGTCGGACGTTCTATTGGCTTGCCAGAAGAAATCGTACAGCGCCATCCCTTCCCCGGGCCTGGTTTGGCGATTCGCATTTTAGGTGAAATCACTGCCGAACGGTTAAAGATTTTGCGGGATGCTGATTTGATTGTGCGGCAAGAAATTAATCAACAGGGCTTGTACAACCAATGCTGGCAAGCCTTTGCTGTATTGTTGCCAATCAAAAGCGTGGGTGTAATGGGCGATCAGCGTACCTACGCTTACCCCATCGTCTTACGCATCGTCACCAGTGAAGATGGCATGACCGCTGACTGGGCGCGTCTGCCTTATGATGTACTCGAAGTGATTTCTAACCGGATTGTTAATGAAGTGAAAGGTGTTAACCGGGTAGTTTACGATATTACTTCCAAGCCGCCTGGAACTATCGAGTGGGAATAG
- a CDS encoding DUF7734 family protein, with protein MNNSIGKRLEQYTIKRPQEVLLVTVAIAGEEDQIAIFKGFSSSLMRPTCFDPDVPVLPEEAKLLKIDRVASPYNPEAPRYIQQELTWEDMQVLLAQVGV; from the coding sequence ATGAACAATTCTATAGGTAAAAGACTGGAACAATACACCATCAAACGTCCCCAAGAAGTTTTATTGGTGACAGTGGCAATTGCTGGCGAGGAAGATCAAATAGCTATATTTAAAGGCTTCTCTAGTTCTTTGATGCGTCCTACATGCTTCGATCCGGATGTACCTGTCTTGCCAGAGGAGGCAAAACTTCTCAAAATTGACCGAGTAGCGAGTCCTTATAATCCAGAAGCACCCCGTTATATTCAACAAGAACTGACTTGGGAAGATATGCAGGTTTTACTAGCCCAAGTTGGAGTTTAG
- a CDS encoding hybrid sensor histidine kinase/response regulator, giving the protein MAQQQQTILIIDDCPEDRQVYRRYILQNQQHHYVILEEETGESALELCRQFHPDCILLDFLLPDMDGLEFLAEFKQQINRTMPAVIMLTGHGNEAVAVQAMKSGVQDYLVKGDITAEHLCFTIQSAIEHVRLHQQLQHSEERFRTSVENMLDCFGIFSAIRNEVGEIVDFRVDYVNAAACEANRMSQKEQLGKRLCEILPGHREYGLFDHYCQVVKTGEPFVKESLTYADCYGKQQLTRAFDIRVTKLGDGFVAAWRDVTKKKQIEEALRESEERYRFLSEAIPQLVWICTTNGECEYLNQRWYEFTGQTVEQAMGFGWLEVVHPDDIQRVMQVWAQSLHTGALYEVELRYRCHDGTYHWYLARALPKKDEQGRIAKWFGTSTDINDRKQLEAERSRLFQLEQAARAEAEAANRAKDEFVAMVSHDLRSPLNAILGWTNLLRTRKQDEATTIRALQTIERNALSQARLLEDLLNMSRILRGKLELQLCHVHLATIIQAALETAYPCANAKNILLKSILDDSVPASIGDPNRLHQVLGNLLSNAIKFTPEGGQVEVLLSKGLGTRDWGTRDPHDHREWGLGEMGTGKEFSQYPITNTQSPIANYAQITVSDTGVGISPDFLPYVFERYRQADSNKQGGLGLGLAIARHIVELHGGTIQAASHGEDKGATFTILLPLRS; this is encoded by the coding sequence ATGGCGCAACAACAGCAAACTATTTTAATCATCGATGATTGTCCGGAAGACCGCCAAGTCTATCGCCGCTACATCCTGCAAAATCAACAACATCACTACGTGATTTTGGAAGAGGAAACGGGAGAAAGTGCCTTGGAATTGTGTCGACAATTTCATCCCGATTGTATCTTATTAGACTTTCTTTTGCCAGATATGGACGGGCTAGAATTTCTGGCAGAATTTAAACAGCAGATTAACAGAACTATGCCAGCTGTAATTATGTTAACAGGGCATGGTAATGAAGCGGTTGCCGTGCAGGCTATGAAAAGCGGCGTTCAAGACTATTTGGTTAAGGGAGATATTACAGCGGAACACCTGTGCTTTACCATCCAGTCTGCGATTGAACATGTCCGGCTACATCAGCAACTACAACACAGTGAGGAACGTTTCCGTACCTCTGTAGAAAATATGCTCGATTGCTTCGGCATTTTTTCAGCGATTCGTAACGAAGTAGGGGAAATTGTAGACTTTAGAGTAGATTATGTGAATGCCGCAGCTTGTGAAGCTAACCGCATGAGCCAGAAGGAGCAGTTAGGCAAAAGGCTGTGCGAAATTTTACCTGGACATCGAGAATACGGCTTGTTTGATCATTATTGCCAAGTTGTCAAAACGGGTGAACCTTTTGTAAAAGAATCACTGACTTACGCAGACTGTTACGGCAAACAGCAGTTAACTAGAGCTTTTGACATCCGAGTTACCAAGCTGGGAGATGGCTTTGTAGCTGCTTGGCGAGATGTAACTAAGAAAAAGCAGATAGAAGAAGCTTTGCGGGAGAGCGAGGAACGCTACCGCTTTTTGTCGGAGGCAATACCACAACTCGTTTGGATTTGCACTACAAACGGCGAATGCGAATATCTCAATCAACGATGGTATGAGTTTACCGGACAAACCGTTGAGCAGGCGATGGGGTTTGGTTGGTTAGAAGTTGTGCATCCAGACGATATCCAGCGAGTGATGCAGGTATGGGCACAGTCTTTGCATACAGGAGCACTTTACGAAGTTGAACTGCGCTATCGCTGTCATGACGGAACTTACCATTGGTACTTAGCCCGAGCCTTACCTAAAAAGGATGAGCAAGGACGGATCGCGAAGTGGTTTGGTACAAGTACAGATATAAACGATCGCAAACAATTAGAAGCTGAGCGTTCTCGTCTTTTTCAGCTTGAGCAAGCTGCCCGTGCCGAAGCTGAAGCAGCAAATCGTGCCAAAGACGAGTTTGTAGCTATGGTATCGCACGATCTGCGCTCTCCTCTCAATGCTATTCTGGGCTGGACGAATCTGCTGCGAACTCGAAAACAGGATGAAGCTACAACTATCCGCGCTCTGCAAACTATCGAACGCAATGCTCTATCTCAAGCAAGACTCCTAGAAGACCTGCTGAATATGTCCCGCATACTCCGGGGTAAACTGGAACTTCAACTATGCCATGTTCATCTCGCTACCATTATACAGGCGGCATTAGAAACAGCTTATCCTTGTGCGAATGCCAAAAACATTCTTTTAAAGTCGATTCTGGATGACTCAGTTCCAGCATCTATCGGCGATCCAAACCGCTTGCACCAGGTTTTAGGAAATTTGCTTTCTAACGCTATTAAGTTTACTCCTGAAGGAGGGCAGGTGGAGGTGCTTTTATCAAAGGGACTGGGGACTAGGGATTGGGGAACTCGGGATCCCCACGACCACCGGGAGTGGGGATTAGGGGAAATGGGGACTGGGAAAGAGTTTTCCCAATACCCAATCACTAATACCCAATCCCCAATCGCTAACTATGCTCAAATCACAGTATCTGACACAGGAGTTGGTATTAGCCCTGATTTTTTGCCCTATGTTTTCGAGCGTTACCGTCAGGCAGACTCTAATAAACAAGGTGGTTTAGGATTAGGTTTAGCGATCGCCCGTCATATAGTAGAACTGCATGGCGGAACTATTCAAGCAGCCAGTCATGGTGAAGATAAAGGAGCTACTTTCACCATTCTGTTGCCACTTAGGTCTTAG
- a CDS encoding response regulator, protein MIGNSAQPILVIEDSDEDFEALRRVMYRQQVLNPIFRCTDGDEALDYLYHTGAYSDPQTSPRPSLILLDLNLPGTDGRELLQQVKQDENLKNIPVIVFTTSANPRDIEICYRNSVASYILKPIDINRLKQTLQSFLTYWLDIVVLPDTVGR, encoded by the coding sequence ATGATTGGCAACAGTGCTCAACCAATACTCGTAATTGAAGACAGCGACGAAGATTTTGAAGCCCTGCGACGAGTGATGTATCGTCAACAAGTGCTAAATCCTATCTTTCGCTGTACTGATGGCGATGAAGCGCTAGACTATCTCTACCACACCGGAGCCTATAGCGATCCTCAGACTTCTCCTCGCCCCTCACTGATTTTACTCGACCTGAACCTACCAGGAACTGATGGACGAGAATTATTACAACAAGTCAAGCAAGATGAAAACCTAAAGAATATTCCCGTTATAGTATTTACCACCTCTGCTAATCCAAGAGATATTGAAATATGTTATCGAAATAGTGTTGCTAGTTATATTCTCAAACCTATCGACATCAACAGATTAAAACAAACACTTCAAAGCTTCCTTACTTATTGGTTGGATATTGTGGTTCTTCCTGATACCGTCGGCAGGTAG